The Raphanus sativus cultivar WK10039 chromosome 6, ASM80110v3, whole genome shotgun sequence sequence ACACCGACGATTATACCATGAATGGATCAGTAATCATGGCTCCGGAATCTCCTGTTTACTTCCCATCCCCGCTTGTTTTTTCTCCGAGGTCGGTCAAAACGCCGTCGTCTTCACCTCGTTCGACGCCACCGAAGCTGTCAATGGTAGCGTGTCCTCCAAGGAAGCAGAAGGAGACGACTTCGGTTCCTGATTCTAACACGGCTTTGAAAAGAAAGCGACCACCGATGCTTGACCTAAAGTTGCCTCCGGCGGTTGCACCGTGGTCCAGTACGACGGCGAAGATACCGGGAAAGGAACATGAGGTTATCgaagctgaagaagatggagttTACTCCGTTTATTGCAAGAGAGGAAGACGCGGACCAATGGAAGATAGACATGTCGCGGCGGTTGATACCGACGGAGGAGTTCGCAAAAAGGCTTTCTTCGGCGTTTTCGACGGTCACGGCGGATCCAAAGCGGCGGAGTTCGCGGTGAAGAATCTCGGCAACAACATCGAGGCGGCGATGGAGGCAGTGAGATCGGGACAAGAAGGTTACTCGGTTGAGAGAGCGATACGCGATGGTTACATCAAAACGGACGAGGACTTCTTGAAAGAAGGCTCTAGGGGCGGCGCGTGTTGTGTGACCGCTCTGATATCGGAAGGTGAGCTTGCGGTTTCTAATGCCGGAGATTGTCGGGCGGTTATAAGCCGCGGTGGCGTTGCGGAAGCTCTGAGTACCGATCACAATCCTTCTCAAGCTAATGAGTTCAAAAGGATTGAAGCATTGGTGAGTTTTATATGacattctaaatatatatttatctattattaaaaggttatatattatcaaatatgcAAAATtggaatttaatttttatatattatcttatCTATGGGATTGCTGAATGGATGAAAGAAAATGCGAATTCACTTAAAATATGAATGGTTAAAATCTGCAGAGTAATATCATTCTACCATTCCGCAATTCCAATGATGTATTAGTCCggttttgtttgatcggttcgGTTTACTTTTGTGTTTGTGTAGGGTGGTTATGTTGACTGCTGCAACGGCGTGTGGAGAATTCAAGGAACATTAGCCGTCTCACGAGGAATTGGAGACCGTTATCTCAAGGAGTGGGTAATAGCTGAACCGGAAACAAGAACATTACGAATTAAACCGGAATTTGAGTTCTTGATCTTAGCATCTGACGGCCTCTGGGATAAGGTAAGCATAAATCAAAATGAGTCAAGGTTCTTTTTGTAGTCTACGGTTTGATTGTTGAACCAGATTTTCGCGGACATTATAGGTAACGAACCAGGAGGCGGTTGATGTGGTTCGGCCGTACTTTGTTGGCGTGGAGAATCCAAAGACACTTTCTGCTTGCAAGAAACTAGCCGAGTTATCGTGTAACAGAGGGTGCCTGGATGATATTAGTCTAATCATAATTCAGCTACAACAGTTTGTGCCATGATTCATTAATATCTAGTATTAAGTTAAACTTGATTTAAGTCTTATGTGACAATTTTGTTCGGGTCCACATGTAAATATAAGTTTCAAACACAATTAGTTGATATTTTCGTATTTGGTGATATCAAGATTTATGTCTTTGCCTTACGATCTATTTCCATCTAACCCTTTTGATTATTGACAATTTGTAATGTGTTAATCAATCCGTTCGGTGAATTATCATTCCAGTCTTTTATTGAGTACGTACGTGACACAAACGAGAGGATCAAATGATGACTTTATGCTACTTCATTAAAAAGGAAGTGCACGAGGTTTTATACAAGAAAAAGGGTGAGTTGATAACTTTGAGTTGATTCTTCAACTGAAAGTCTTGGGTAAAGTTTGGATTCTGATTGGTAAAATTTACTCATAAATTAATGCTAAAATCATTCAACTCTTTGATTGaaaatcaatcaaaaattaGATTTTAGTTGACCACTTCAAATCTTTAATCGAATAACATttgattttaaactattttcacaaaatatcataaatacaAAAATCAATGACATTAGATTCTAAATTAttacaatgaaaatatattaaaagcaAAGATCAGTAAAAGtagatttataataaaaatgaaaatcaacTATTTAATAACAGTAGATTATTTCTGgctttaaaaattattaaacttcaTCAACTAATAACACCTCAGTAAACTCTTAGGAATAATATTCATGAACTAAATAAATTCTACTAGAAAAAAtggaaagttaaaaaaaaacattttgaatttttgagcatggttatttattttattataatttatggaTACAAGAAATTAAAAGTATTACCTAGCCCTATGTGAGTTCACAATCACAACTTAGGATGGCGGACGAAGACGGAAACGGATACGGTGCAACCGCCGCTAGAAGCTATAGCCaccaagacaaaaaaaaacaaagaagcagGAGATTCAAGCGACGTTTAGACTCATTCAGGTTTCTACCTGACGAGATCCTCCGAACTATTCTCTCCTATCTTCCGACCGAAATCGCCATCAAAACATCCATCTTGTCCAAAAGATGGAGGCATGTATGGTCCGATACACCTTGCCTCTACTTGGACTGGACTAAGCCATATGGACCCAAAGGtgatattataaacaaaatactaGATCGCTACAAGGCTCGCAAGATGATGAGTTTCAACCTCAAACCCAACATGAGAGACGATTTCCCTTACATTGACAGATGGATCGAGTTCGCCATGTCCCGAAACGTTGAGAATATGTCCTTGGAGTTCCGTTATCAGAAGTATCTTGTTCCTGACTTCTTTTACATCAGTAACTCTCTCAAGCAACTCAGTCTTGAGTTGGACTTTTGTGGTTTAAAACCTCCCAGTTTCTCCGTCTCTTGGACATCTCTGAAGACGTTGTCCTTACGTTGTTGCAAACTCTCTGATGAATGCATTGATAAGATCCTATCGGGCTGTCCGGTTCTCGAAAGCTTAACCCTTCACTTCTGCGATAAACTGTTGGTTCTTGATCTCAGCAAATCGTTGAGTCTAAGAACATTAGTAATCGATCGTAATATTTGGGTTCCGGGGCCTACGCGGATTATTGCACCGCATATCCATTGTCTCAGTTTGATTAACTCTCAGTTACCATGTACTTTAGTTGATGTCTCATCTTTAAAAGAAGCTAGAATGGAGATTTGCTTTTGCGCAGTTGAAGATCTGAAGGCTGATTTTCTTCAGGCCATGGTGCTAGAGATGCTAAAGAAGTTGCAGCATGTAGATAAGCTTACTTTCGGCGAAAACTTTCTTACGGTGTGTTTTCTTGCGTTCTCTATTAATAGCTAGATGCTGCATATTCACTTATTTCACCATTGTCACGTTAGTCTAGCAAGCCAATAAATTAGTTTTCACTAGGTTTTGATTTCCATTAAGTCTATGTTATATTCACTTTTTGATAAGTCAGCTATAGATGTTTGTAAAATGTGACGATCATCATTGATCTTCTTGTCTTGAAATGTTTTAGTTATTTAgctcttttattttcttttagagGTTTGTATTTCGGTAGTTACTATCTACCTATGCTTCTTGTTAGGTTCTAACTCTTGCCGAGCTCCGCCGTGTTCCCATTCCAAGCTTCAAAGTCAAAGATTTGACACTTGAGACAATGATCTCTCAATATGCAATTCCTGGTATAGTCAGGGTGCTACAAAACTCACATGAATTGAAGAAGCTATCAACAATACATAAAATGGAGTTTGGCACCATACCGGTATTATTCCATAagtctattttattttcttagtttccTCGACCATTCTAACTATTAGCgagtttaaatatatagtcATAGAATCATGCATGTCCTTTCACTTTGGGTTTATAGAACCTGAAATATTGATTATCGGTGTGCATAATCGAAAACCTTTTCTGTTGTA is a genomic window containing:
- the LOC108830887 gene encoding putative F-box/LRR-repeat protein At3g18150, with amino-acid sequence MADEDGNGYGATAARSYSHQDKKKQRSRRFKRRLDSFRFLPDEILRTILSYLPTEIAIKTSILSKRWRHVWSDTPCLYLDWTKPYGPKGDIINKILDRYKARKMMSFNLKPNMRDDFPYIDRWIEFAMSRNVENMSLEFRYQKYLVPDFFYISNSLKQLSLELDFCGLKPPSFSVSWTSLKTLSLRCCKLSDECIDKILSGCPVLESLTLHFCDKLLVLDLSKSLSLRTLVIDRNIWVPGPTRIIAPHIHCLSLINSQLPCTLVDVSSLKEARMEICFCAVEDLKADFLQAMVLEMLKKLQHVDKLTFGENFLTVLTLAELRRVPIPSFKVKDLTLETMISQYAIPGIVRVLQNSHELKKLSTIHKMEFGTIPEEYIDGYLDLQSLNRDQRWSLEARVFEKLSHWNVESRHVASFMELMFKRTKTLEKMVVWFYSYLKEQTFEELPEMVSMLADQNNISIVLHRFKPNHIV
- the LOC108830888 gene encoding probable protein phosphatase 2C 30, which encodes MQLSNSKNHTDDYTMNGSVIMAPESPVYFPSPLVFSPRSVKTPSSSPRSTPPKLSMVACPPRKQKETTSVPDSNTALKRKRPPMLDLKLPPAVAPWSSTTAKIPGKEHEVIEAEEDGVYSVYCKRGRRGPMEDRHVAAVDTDGGVRKKAFFGVFDGHGGSKAAEFAVKNLGNNIEAAMEAVRSGQEGYSVERAIRDGYIKTDEDFLKEGSRGGACCVTALISEGELAVSNAGDCRAVISRGGVAEALSTDHNPSQANEFKRIEALGGYVDCCNGVWRIQGTLAVSRGIGDRYLKEWVIAEPETRTLRIKPEFEFLILASDGLWDKVTNQEAVDVVRPYFVGVENPKTLSACKKLAELSCNRGCLDDISLIIIQLQQFVP